The Oncorhynchus tshawytscha isolate Ot180627B linkage group LG02, Otsh_v2.0, whole genome shotgun sequence genome contains the following window.
GTTTTTGTCCATCAAAAAATGCTTCCCTGGATAAACCTCAACGTGTATTCCATTTAATTGGGGCATATTCCGTCCCACTTTTCCCAGTACTTTCGCAGGTGTTACAGATCAGTTCTGCTGGCCTCTTTCCCTCCTCATTTAAAACTAAAAGTCTACCTCCATGTTGCAGACCAAGAGAAAGATCCCCTGTTCTGGAACACATGGGCTCAGAGTACTTTGAAGAATGCCCTCACACTTCAGAAGCTCAATCAAAACACTGCAAAGAACCTCATCCTCTTCCTTGGTGATGGTAAGCCATGATTACAGGGGCCTTTTTCATTCCATGAGTATGTGCCATACTGTATGATGAAGTGAAGTCTTAACTCTATGAGCTTATGTGCAGCATACAGATGTAATAGTTTTTATACATTTCCAGAATATCATTCCTAGTGGTTGAAGAAAACGAGTATTTTGATGATAAGTATGTCCTCCTCATCAAACACAGTCGTTTCCATCTAAACATTCTGGAGGATTGATGTAATCCAGTCAGAAGTAAATAGTATGTTTCAGACTTTCTAAATCGAATGTTGAATATGGGAGCCATCGAGCATTAAACAAACATGCTTACAGTGCCAATGGATAACTTTGCTTCTGCTTAATATTATGTTATATAGTGACCCATTAACTGTCCCCCCCAAAGGATCTTAACTGTCTATGTTTTACATGCAGCAGCTTAAAATGTATCTTACTCTATCATGTATGACAACCATGCTTAAAACAATCATGCTGGATAAAGTGGAAGTTCACGTCAGTTCACATCCTCTACAAAAGCATCCATTTTGATATCCacataaaacaaagggaaaataGATAGTTATCTCTAAAAATACAAATTTCTGGTAACTCAAGGCAGATCTCAAGTAAAAGCTCTTTTGACGGGGTTCTTTACCACCAAATGTAGAGTTGTCTGTTCAGTGGATGGAGCAGCTGCTGTGAAAAGTGACCACAGAGCCATGTTAATCAGATAGAAAACCAAAAGGTGTTAATGCATGAGATGGAAAGGCTTTCTATCCCTTAAATAGAATCACACCATAACAGACCGAGCACTGCTTTGCTTTTGTTGTGTAGGAATGGGCATTCCCACAGTGACGGCAGCACGAATACTGAAGGGGCAGCTGAGCAGACAGAGTGGGGAAGAGACCCAACTGGAGATGGACAATTTCCCCTTTGTTGCGCTTTCCAAGGTCTGACCTGGTCTGTTATCATATAGAAAAGCTATAGAATAGCATGCATTATTGATCTGGATGTAATGAATGGTTCACCAAGATCAAGACCAATATACCTGGTCACATACTGTCTATGTCATACGATAATAATGTGTTATTATGTTACATACTTGGCAAGAAGCCAGAACATCATAGAACTGTCTTTATAGTTAAGGGAGCAGCACATTCCACACATGATCATGTAGTAGTCTGTGTCAATAACTCTGTAAGAATGAAGAATGTAAAAGAAATTACACAATCTGAGCGTTTCAAGGTGATGCTTGGAGGTGTGGATAACACCAACCCGGCATGCAGAACAATGTCTCCTACTACAATTCTATATAATTCACACGTTACTGTCCTGTCTCTGCAGACGTATAACACCAATGCCCAGGTTGCAGACAGTGCGGGTACAGCCACAGCATTCCTCTGTGGGGTGAAGGCCAACGAGGGCACGGTGGGTGTGAGTGCAGCTGCCGTACGTTCCCAGTGCAACACCACACAGGGCAACGAGGTCACCTCCATCCTCAGATGGGCCAAGGAAGCCGGTACTGTCTCATTATAACTCATGTTTTTTCACAGTACCTTTCCACACCAGATCTATTAAGCCTTATTTGGCCAACCTGAGACAAGCAGTAGAGACACACCATGATAACATTGTAATCGTAGGCATGCATGAATCTCAATGGGGAGTTTATAGCTACAGATGTATTTTCTCAAAAGCAGAGACTCCCTAGCAGGCCCCAATGACTTAGAGACATGGCAGGAATGAAAACACGACACGTCAGAGAGGATCAGGGATCCAATCCTTAGCACCAGACCTGTTTGGCAGTGAACTTATGACCTGAGCCCTTCACATACTGTAACACATAGAAATTGATGACTCACATCAGGAACAGGCTTTAACTCATTCGTTTCTGACCCACTCATCCTCAGTGGAAATATTTGTACAACCATAATTATCTGTCTAACATAGTAAGTACTCTAACCATGATGgttaaacaacaaacaaaaaatacataAATTGTCATATTTCTCAAATGAGTGAAAATTGAATTCAaaacaaatcaaactttatttgtcacatgcaccgaatacaacaagtgtagaacttactgtgaaatgcttacttacaagcccttaaccaacagtgcagttcaagaagagttaagaaaatatttaccaaataaactaaagtaaaaaataataaaaagtaacacaataacataacaataacgaggctatatgcagggggtaccggcaccgagtcaatgtaagggggtacaggttatagggaatttgtacatgtaggtaagggtgaagtgactatgcatagataattaacagcgaATAGCAGTGGTGtgcaaaacaaatgggggggtgtcaatgtaattgTCCTGTGGCCATTTGAtttattgttcagcagtcttatggcttgggggtagaagctgttaatgagccttttggtcctagacttggcgctctggtaccgtttgccgtgcggtagcagaggaaacagtctatgacttgggtgactgaagtCTCTGACAATGTtttgggcattcctctgacaccgcctattatattggtcctggattgcaggaagcttggctccagtgatgtactgggccctacgcacaacactctgtagtgccttacagtcagatgccgaggagttgccataccaggatgctggatgctctcgatggtccCCTGGGTGTCAACAGAATTGTTCAACTAGAATTAGCAGATTCTTTGAAGCTATTGATTGTCTTCAGACCTGGCAGACTATTGCACAGAATCCAAGCAGCAGGTCCAAAaacagtttgtgtgtttgttaccCAGGCAAGTCAGTGGGAATAGTCACGACAACGCGTGTGAACCATGCCACCCCCAGTGCGGCCTATGCCCACTGTGTGGACAGGGAGTGGTACTCCGATGGTGAGATGCCAGCTGAGGCAGTACAGGCGGGCTGCAAGGACATCGCCAGGCAGCtctttgagaacattcccaacaTCGATGTGAGTCACATTATATAATATGGATCCTGATGTTACAGAAAATATCCAGTAATCATGTTAAAAACAGAGCATTATTGTTCAGACAGTAATAATGACCAACTTGCACCTGTAATATAAAGGCACACAGATAATAATAAAAGGAACATATTTAACCCTGCCGGGGATGTCCATAGAGAGGGATCAAATGTTTTACCTCTGTGGTGGATGTCTAGGTGAttatgggaggagggaggaagtacATGTTCCCCAAAAACCAGTCAGATGTGGAGTATCCTGGAGAGAAGAAACACTTCGGTACCCGCATCGATAGAAGGAACTTGGTGGAGGAGTGGAATAACCGAATGAAAAACAAGGTCAGCTGCTCTGTTTTAGTtcttctctcactcctcttctaCCATGTCCTGTTGTTTCTTCCTTGTTCTtctctgtcttcctttctctatttttcTTATTAACATTTGAATCGTTTTAGTTGTCACAGGGTTGGATCAATGCCATATGACGTATTGTTTTATCTATTAAATAAACAGAACGCCCACTATGTATGGAACAAGAAGGAACTTTTATCTCTAAACCCTAATAGTGTGGATTACCTTTTGGGTGAGttactttttttaaattcttgGCTCTTTATTGATTTCATGACCTGCCTGTTTCATCTTTTCTATTTATGTTAACCACTGATCATCTTCTCTACCTGTTTCACAATATATTAAACCCTGCTTCCTGTGTTAACACAGGTCTGTTTGAGCCTGGAGATCTTCCCTATGACCTGGAGAGAAACAATGAGACAGATCCTtcactgacagagatggtggaggtggcCATTAAGATCCTGAAGAAAAACCCCAGTGGATTCTACCTGCTGGTGGAGGGTGATTGTTGTGCTACATTTACTCTGGCACCAGTAAATACTGTATCAGCTGCACAAGTTTAATAATTATATCATGTTGAATGTGAAGTTTGTACAGCTTAGGCTGCTTTGCCAGTCCTGATGCTAGATTTTCTcatctgtctgagagagagaggttaaccaGGCTGTGCGTTGGCAGGGGGGCGCATCGACCACGGACATCACGACGGTAAAGCCAAGCAGGCCCTGCATGAGGCAGTGGAGATGGACCGGGCCATTGGCCACGCCGGCCTCATGACCAGCATATATGACACAATGACTGTCGTCACTGCTGACCACTCTCACATGTTCAACTTTGGAGGCTACACTCCAAGGGGGAACACCATTTTTGGTGAGCAGTGGATGATTTTGCAACaatgtattgtatattgtatgTGGCTACACTCAGTCATCAGTCACTTGGATGTTGTGGATGTTGTAATTAATGGTTTGTGATGGAGGTGGTTCATTATTTTCCTCTCTGTATACAGGACTGGCTCCCATGTTGAGTGATGTGGACCAGAAGCCCTTCACAGCCATCTTATATGGGAATGGACCAGGGTTTAAAGTAGTCAATGGTCTGAGAGAGAACATCTCCACCCTTGGCTATGGTAAATTAAATCTTATCATCAATGGAGTATTGCCTCTGTCATAAAGAACACCACTTGGTCTTTGGCATGCCAGAAAATCATCCATCtgatctctttctccatccctttccccacctccaccccttcccttccttccctctcttcagaGGAAAATAACTACAAGGCCCAGTCTTCAGTGCCGCTGAACATGGAGACTCATGGAGGAGAGGATGTGGCTGTGTTTGCTAAGGGCCCTATGGCTCACCTGCTGCACGGTGTCCACGAGCAGAACTACATTCCCCATGTCATGGCTTATGCTGCCTGCATTGGCCAGAACAGAGACCACTGCATGTCATCCAGTGGAGCCTCTAGTCTCAGCGCTGCTCTGCCCAGCCTGACAGCTCTCCTCAAACTCATCCACCTCCTCTGCTGACCTTTCACCCCAACCCCCCTCCTGCACTACCCCAACCCTCCTCTTAGTCTACATGTAATAGTCCCACATATTGTTTTCCAGTTGCAATGCCTATTTTCTTCTTgccattttaaaaatattttttcattCTATAATGACCATGTGCATTTAAAGTTAGTGTTCTGAGGGTTGGTGTTGTTCAGTCAGATGTAGTGTTAGGGAAAATAAGAGGATATCACTTTATTTCTACTGTAACATATAGGATAGGTTGTGTTATTTTACTTTGGTATTGATCACTATTCAGTTAACACCAAAACTATGTGAAGATTTCTGTCATATCAGTTGGTTTAAGAGAAGGGTATATCTCTGAATTTATATCAATCATTGTATGGGAAAAATACCCTCCCGGgattaatgacaaagcaatgtTGCTGCCCACCTATATATTTGTTGTCTGTCAATTCCATGACTATGGATTAGTCAACTTTTCAAAGAAGCCAGTTCCTTTTGAAAATTAGAAACCTTATGCAGGGGAGAGCAAGGTGTGTTGTCACACTTTTCACACTCTCTAACATTTACTGGGCACAATACATCACAATCTTATAAATGTCATACCAAATGAATGAAGTCTTGGGCACATATGTTGTATTCATTACATCTTCATGTCTTATTTCAGTACAGAGTTGTACACCGTTAAATAGAGAGTGTGCACAGTTTGCTCCATCAGAGGGTAAATTGTCACACTTCGTCGGGTAAGTTGTCACATTGGAATATCAACAAATAAGAACACAACTAATTAATTGTAAATATTGATTTTAATTTCAAATTCAAAACCAAATTCAATTTCATTAAAGAGctcaaaataaaaacaatcatGCCTAGAGAATCTGGCAAATCATGACTTTCAATCAAAACAATAATACTGGCAGAGCACACAGTAATTAAGTGGCACGACCACTTTACTTCGAACCTTGAAATCGAACGTTCTCTGGCGTGTACATAGATCCACGGTAATTGTTGTaattggaatggaatggaatgctgCAGATAACTTGCTTAATTAAATGTTTAAGGTCTTAACAAAACAGATGTGGTGTTTAAACACACTAATGCACTAATGCACAATTTTGTAACAGCCTATACGACGTACATCTGTATCTGACTAATCCGACTCATCTTCGGAGTCACAGTTCTGACACACATAAATTGCCTGGCCTGAGGTGCAAGCATCATGGGCCCATTTGTTGCATCTCACACAGTTCACCCACGTCTCCTTTGGAAGGCTGTTTGAAATGGCTCCACACAGACGAGGCAGAATCACTCCTCTTCATCTGATGATGATTCTTCtatgatttctttttttttttagctgcCCTCTTGTTCTTTGCAGATCCACATTTTGACTCCCCCCCTTGCTTCCCTTTCTTCGGAAACAGCCTTTTGCTAGATTGTGCCTTATTCTTTTAAATTTCTATTGCCTGCTTCACTGGTGTGTCAGTTAGAATTGCTGTTTTGCGCCGTTTTCTTCCTTTACAAGCTTGTTTTCGGGGGTCAGCTTTTGAATATGGCCTGATGTCCTCTGGAGTTGGTAGTCTGCTGTCAGTAATGGCATTGCTGGGCAAGGGTGAGCTGGTGCTAGCATAAGAACTGGGCAGGTCTGTGTCTGAGCTCGTGCTAGGCAGGGCTGGAATAATGCTGGGGCCTGGCTGGTTGGTGCTGGAGCCAGGTTGGTGCTGGGGCCAGGCAGGGCTGGAATAGGTCTGGGGCCTGGCAGGTTGGTGTTGGGGCCTGACAGGGTTGGAATGTTGCTTGGGCCTGGCAGGGCAGGGTTGGTGCTGGGGCCTGGTAGGGTTGGAATAGTGCTGGGGCCTGGCAGGTTGGTGTTGGGGCCTGCCAGGGTTGGAATGTTGCTTGGGCCTGGCAGGGCAGGGTTGGTGTTGGGGCCTGCCAGGGCTGGAATGTTGCTTGGGCCTGGCAGGGCAGGGTTGGTGTTGGGGCCTGACAGGGTTGGAATGTTGCTTGGGCCTGGCAGGGCAGGGTTGGTGCTGGGGCCTGACAGGGTTGGAATGTTGCTTGGGCCTGGCAGGGCAGGGTTGGTGCTGGGGCCTGACAGGGTTGGAATGGTGCTTGGGCCTGGCAGGGCAGGGTTGGTGCTGGGGCCTGACAGGGTTGGAATGTTGCTTGGGCCTGGCAGGGCAGGGTTGGTGCTGGGGCCTGACAGGGTTGGAATGGTGCTTGGGCCTGGCAGGACAGGGTTGGTGCTGGGGCCTGGCAGGGTTGGAATGTTGCTTGGGCCTGGCAGGGCAGGGTTGGTGCTGGGGCCTGGCTGGTTGGTGCTGGAGCCAGGTTGGTGCTTGGGCCTGGCAGGGCAGGGTTGGTGCTGGGGCCTGACATGGTTGGAATGTTGCTTGGGCCTGGCAGGGCAGGGTTGGTGCTGGGGTCTGGCAGGGCAGGGTTGGTGCTGGGGCCTGGTAGGGCAGGGTTGGTGCTGGGACCTGGTAGGGTTGGGTTCTGTAATGTAGGATGGCGCAAACTCGGTTGTAATGTTGTACCCCAGCCACCCTAAAGCCAGCCTGTATATTCAAGGGGGTTGTAGCCAGAGGATAGGTGATTGCCACaatcccaggaatgtcataaatTGACATTGTCTTCCCGGGATTGTTCCTCTTCCAGGCATCACAAGAGGTGTTGATGTGCCTCTTTAGCTGCCTGTAGACAGAACTGTCTAAGGTTGAAGCCGATGAGAGCAATGGGGTGGGAATGACAGCATAATTATGCCATTTACTCTGGTATAAGTGAGTCCATCAACAGACAGATAAGACTCGTGGTTTTGTCCAAAAGGAGTAAACAGGGCTTCTCCTTTGAGCACTTCGTATGCTCAACCAAATGTTTCAGGAAGTCAACAGTGCACATCTTTCATCCACCCAGAGGGATTTGTCCCTCCTTTCCTACCAGGTGGCCCGTTGATCAGGAAATGATCATGAAAGTTGACACGGGGAATATAAAATATGGAGGTATACTATTCCCTGTGGCTGAGACAGCACAAGCCAGTGTGACGAGGGTTCCCCTTTCAGCGGAGGTCAGTGACCCTACTTGTTTGAATCCACATCTGCCCACCACTTTGTCAGGTTCATGTTCAGTGGTCACTCCAGTTTCATCGACATTGCATATGTCTCCTGGTCCAACTTGATATCTCTCTAGCACTTATGCTACATTGTCGAAGAAAGCATTAACATTTTCTCTGTTGAAGCTACTTGCCCTGGCAAGGCTAGTTGCCTCTGGCTTTCTCAGCAACAGCGTTGGGTGCCGCTTTAAGAAGCCTGTAAACCACTCCAAGCTGGCCTTTTCCTTTTCTGCCCACATTGGCGCGAACTTCAGCTGGTGTGTCACAGCAAA
Protein-coding sequences here:
- the LOC112262378 gene encoding alkaline phosphatase-like; the protein is MKVTILFICSCLAWEGLGKPQFPDQEKDPLFWNTWAQSTLKNALTLQKLNQNTAKNLILFLGDGMGIPTVTAARILKGQLSRQSGEETQLEMDNFPFVALSKTYNTNAQVADSAGTATAFLCGVKANEGTVGVSAAAVRSQCNTTQGNEVTSILRWAKEAGKSVGIVTTTRVNHATPSAAYAHCVDREWYSDGEMPAEAVQAGCKDIARQLFENIPNIDVIMGGGRKYMFPKNQSDVEYPGEKKHFGTRIDRRNLVEEWNNRMKNKNAHYVWNKKELLSLNPNSVDYLLGLFEPGDLPYDLERNNETDPSLTEMVEVAIKILKKNPSGFYLLVEGGRIDHGHHDGKAKQALHEAVEMDRAIGHAGLMTSIYDTMTVVTADHSHMFNFGGYTPRGNTIFGLAPMLSDVDQKPFTAILYGNGPGFKVVNGLRENISTLGYEENNYKAQSSVPLNMETHGGEDVAVFAKGPMAHLLHGVHEQNYIPHVMAYAACIGQNRDHCMSSSGASSLSAALPSLTALLKLIHLLC